ACCAAAAACTTTCTGACTCGTACTGTGGGCTTTTTTCAGGATGAAACTATAGCCATAGTCCAAACCCCACAAAGCTTTTATAATGTTGACCCCATAGCCCGAAATCTCGGCTTAGAAAATATTCTTACTCCCGATGAAGAAATATTCCATCGACATATTCAGTCGATGCGAGATGGTGCAGAAAGTGCCATTTGTGCAGGTACTTCTTTTGTTGTGCGCCGCACTGCATTAGAAAAAACTGGTGGTTTTGTCACCGAATCTTTATCAGAAGATTACTTTACAGGAGTTAATTTAGCTGCTTATGGTTATCGGATTATTTATTTAAATGAATTACTCAGTGCAGGTTTAGCTGCCGAAAATATAGCTGCTTATGCAACGCAACGCCTGCGTTGGGCGCAAGGTACACTTCAAGGGCTGTTTATTGAGTCTAATCCGCTAATCGTTCCGGGATTTAGTTTGACACAAAGATTAGCCCATTTGGGAGGATTTTTGAGTTGGTTTGCCACTATTTCCCGAATTTCTTTTCTGTTGATGCCCTTGGCTTATTCATTTTTGAATGTTACTCCGATTCGGGCAAAATTACCAGAATTAATTTATTTTTGGTTGCCTGTTTACTTAGTTAATCTCACAGTATTTGCCTGGTTGAATAAGTATTCTCGTTCGGCATTTTTATCAGATATTTATTTTTTAGTATTATGTTTTCCTGTGGCGTGGACAGTAATTAACTCTCTGTTGCGTCCCTTCTCGACAGGATTTAAAGTCACACCCAAAGGAATAAGTAGCGATCGCTATACTTTTAACTGGAAATTAGCCTCACCTTTAATTATATTATTTATCGCTACAGCTATTAGTTTGTGGCAAACCATCTGTATGTGCATATTCAAACAATATATGGCTACAGAAGTACCAGCAATGGCTGAACAAACTGTAGGTATGGGGGTAGGTTGGGTATGGAGTATCTATAATTTACTCATGATTGGTTCAGCAATTTTAGTTTTCCTCGATGCACCCAAAACAGATAAATTTGAATGGTTTGATCTACGGCGAGTTGTCGAATTAAAAATTGGTAAGGAAAGTTTTTGGGGTGTTACCACAATGATGTCGGAAATTGGTGCAGAAATAGCACTAACTCAGCAACTACCCATAAATTTATTTGTCAGTCAACCATTAACAATCAAAATTGCTGAAGAAAATTTACACCTAAATACAGAAATTGTAAGTACTGGATTTGCTAATGAATTTCCCATTATCCGCGTTTACTTTGAATCAATTAGTCTTAATCAACATCGTCGTTTAGTAGAAATGTTATTTTGCCGTCCCGGACAATGGAAACGTCAAAATGCCCCAGGAGAGTTAAGTTCTCTGTTCTTACTGTTGAGAATATTGCTGAGACCCCGCTTTATTTTTGATAGAAAAATTGATGTTAGCCCAGTTGTTGTGGCTAAAGTATAAGAGGATGTTTAAAAAGTAGCAAAATATTTTCTTGGGACTTACACCATAAACCTCTTTTTTCTTAGAGAGTGTTTGAAAAGTTGCTCGCTGTGATTTTAATTGAATTATTAGCCCCCTGAATTCCACGCCACTTTGTATGACGGTATCTTCGGCTAACGCGACAACACATACATAGTCTCTATGGCTGAATCAAATTTGACTTATGAGCAAAATCAGCAATAATAACGTAAAGTCAGCCTCTAGCAACAGTCAACCATGTCGCAAAATCGCCAAATTGCTGTT
This window of the Nostoc sp. HK-01 genome carries:
- a CDS encoding cellulose synthase (UDP-forming); the protein is MQKREIARLNLLNQKQRHSDHLINQRVFIFRLVALMLLSIVILSGLLVAGWFAGEMKIDGFFAQIYIWQMNPPMWLEAPMVNNKYLLSLTLALLITMFVVMKLSPQPRVWSQRLVVGILIILTLRYLLWRSLSTLNLADPLNGAISLGLFALEIVMISSSLIELFLMLNIKERHREADEKSIAVSNGDFMPSVDIFIPTYNEPEFIVRRTIIGCQAIEYSQKNIYLLDDNRRTEIRELAAELGCQYISRANNQHAKAGNLNNALTQTNSELIAVFDADFVPTKNFLTRTVGFFQDETIAIVQTPQSFYNVDPIARNLGLENILTPDEEIFHRHIQSMRDGAESAICAGTSFVVRRTALEKTGGFVTESLSEDYFTGVNLAAYGYRIIYLNELLSAGLAAENIAAYATQRLRWAQGTLQGLFIESNPLIVPGFSLTQRLAHLGGFLSWFATISRISFLLMPLAYSFLNVTPIRAKLPELIYFWLPVYLVNLTVFAWLNKYSRSAFLSDIYFLVLCFPVAWTVINSLLRPFSTGFKVTPKGISSDRYTFNWKLASPLIILFIATAISLWQTICMCIFKQYMATEVPAMAEQTVGMGVGWVWSIYNLLMIGSAILVFLDAPKTDKFEWFDLRRVVELKIGKESFWGVTTMMSEIGAEIALTQQLPINLFVSQPLTIKIAEENLHLNTEIVSTGFANEFPIIRVYFESISLNQHRRLVEMLFCRPGQWKRQNAPGELSSLFLLLRILLRPRFIFDRKIDVSPVVVAKV